The Styela clava chromosome 10, kaStyClav1.hap1.2, whole genome shotgun sequence genome window below encodes:
- the LOC120338263 gene encoding uncharacterized protein LOC120338263 isoform X2, which yields MNITDLGNGSSMQMFNCGPPPEVPYTFPTYMVMAIINGIIAGGGMLGNALVVFVLLVATDRQDTSSVTYVLNLAIADFCFLATVPFVIDQKIHIAWRSGEFMCKFAVGFMTYLNFFVSPLFLMVMSIDRYLAVNKAVSSTKLRNLKSSRLVSVVVWLVALAAVIPLAYLHSTDGGLIKKCKPRFPGQKIEVNNIFLQQNLHQECIHNYTMKNALKFTEIEISDTTTIVQSVPIRRVKREIDSTAPPKKRSKKQKNKNNKRRENKRNRNKKRNRRNRFRRHKLDLRESTTAQNFATTVNTKKFLLPDLREPMDLNFVEFGETPLADFDARTVPSPESIKEPSIFRENAIWAATQLHTTPEFIAPSSTPPTWNPFEVNIFCAPPELQQEAIEACLSLFPNDTARINTCYHDEPYSFQVWTVLNFFYSYLIPCSVIVVCYMAILRKLYQPTGMIRSQESRGRIRRHAMRKKVTLMVAMLVLSYIVCFTPYYIFELIKVPGVPVAHMSTCNHISKMNTTLAYVNSALNPILYTFLSDQFGSKLRLAWRRVTRKTAYHFGSVMKAGERRHIFVSGHRKSSSSKRKPPKLSPREATLARNDGNNCNGSNRVVEDQRHLMEIPKNENNNEGTGTNEVGYLGNKATDDYATSKRKEQATPATDVL from the exons GATACGTCATCAGTGACGTACGTATTGAACCTAGCGATCGCAGATTTCTGTTTTCTAGCAACAGTTCCTTTTGTCATCGACCAGAAAATTCACATCGCATGGAGGTCAGGAGAGTTCATGTGCAAGTTTGCTGTCGGATTCATgacatatttgaattttttt GTCAGTCCTCTTTTCTTGATGGTGATGAGCATCGATCGATATCTTGCCGTTAACAAAGCAGTGTCTTCGACAAAACTTCGAAATTTGAAATCCTCACGCCTTGTGAGCGTAGTGGTTTG GTTGGTTGCATTGGCGGCTGTGATTCCTCTCGCCTATTTACATTCAACTGATGGAGGACTAATCAAGAAATGCAAACCAAGATTTCCTGGACAAAAAAtcg AAGTCAACAACATCTTTCTTCAGCAAAATCTCCATCAAGAATGCATACACAATTATACAATGAAGAATGCTTTGAAATTTACAGAAATAG AAATCTCGGACACGACAACTATCGTTCAGAGCGTTCCAATACGTCGAGTGAAACGAGAAATTGACTCAACAGCGCCACCcaaaaaacgatcaaaaaaacaaaagaataaaaataacaaaagacgcgaaaataaaagaaatcgaAACAAAAAGAGAAATCGGAGAAATAGATTCAGAAGACATAAGTTAGATTTGCGGGAGTCTACAACCGCTCAAAACTTTGCTACTACCGTTaatacaaaaaagtttttgCTGCCTGATCTGCGAGAGCCGATGGACCTAAATTTTGTAGAATTTGGAGAAACCCCTCTAGCGGATTTTGATGCGAGAACTGTTCCATCGCCAGAGAGCATCAAAGAACCATCTATATTCCGTGAG AATGCAATCTGGGCGGCAACACAGCTTCACACAACGCCAGAATTCATCGCGCCGTCATCAACACCACCAACATGGAATCCTTTTGAAGTCAATATTTTCTGCGCCCCTCCTGAATTACAACAAGAAGCTATCGAGGCTTGTCTGAGTCTTTTCCCAAATG ATACAGCTCGAATCAACACCTGTTATCATGACGAACCCTATTCATTTCAAGTGTGGACTGTCCTCAATTTCTTCTATAGCTATCTGATACCATGCAGTGTTATCG TTGTCTGCTACATGGCAATACTTCGGAAACTGTATCAGCCTACTGGGATGATCAGAAGCCAGGAATCCCGAGGAAGAATAAGACGACACGCCATGAGAAAGAAAGTAACTCTGATGGTAGCAATGCTGGTATTAAGTTACATCGTCTGCTTCACACCGTATTATATCTTCGAGTTAATAAAAGTGCCTGGAGTTCCGGTCGCCCACATGTCG ACTTGCAACCACATTTCAAAGATGAACACAACTCTTGCATACGTGAACAGTGCGTTGAATCCTATTCTATACACTTTCCTGAGCGATCAGTTTGGCTCTAAACTAAGGTTGGCTTGGAGAAGAGTGACAAGGAAGACAGCTTATCATTTTGGATCCGTAATGAAGGCGGGAGAAAGa CGTCACATATTTGTATCCGGCCATAGGAAAAGTTCGTCTTCGAAGCGTAAACCACCCAAGTTATCGCCTCGTGAAGCGACTCTTGCACGTAATGATGGAAATAATTGTAATGGATCTAACAGAGTAGTAGAAGACCAAAGACATTTGATGGAAATTCCAAAGAACGAAAATAATAACGAAGGAACCGGGACAAATGAAGTCGG GTATCTCGGAAATAAAGCCACAGACGACTATGCGACGTCTAAACGAAAAGAACAGGCGACACCGGCAACAGATGTTCTGTAG